The genomic segment GACTTCTCTCCGGGATTCTCGGCCTGCCGGCCAACCGCCGCCAGGAAGGGAAAATCCGGGACACGGCCCTGGACCTGCTGACCCTGGTCGGTCTGGAGGCCAAGGCCCACGACACGGCCGCATCCCTGCCCTACGGCGACCGCCGGCGGCTGGAAATCGCCCGCGCCCTGGCCCTGCGCCCCAAGCTGCTGCTCCTGGACGAACCGGCGGCCGGGCTCAATCTGGCCGAAAAGGAAGAACTGACCGCCTTTATCCGCGACCTGCGCGGCCGTTTCGACCTGACCGTGCTCATCATCGAACACCATGTGCCCCTGGTCATGGGCCTGTGCGACCGTCTGGCCGTGCTCAATTTTGGCCGACTCATCTGCCAGGGCACGCCCGAGACCGTGCGCGGCGAC from the Deltaproteobacteria bacterium genome contains:
- a CDS encoding ABC transporter ATP-binding protein; the protein is TLGMARTFQNIRLFSGMSVLDNVRAPMQAFARTGLLSGILGLPANRRQEGKIRDTALDLLTLVGLEAKAHDTAASLPYGDRRRLEIARALALRPKLLLLDEPAAGLNLAEKEELTAFIRDLRGRFDLTVLIIEHHVPLVMGLCDRLAVLNFGRLICQGTPETVRGDQCVIDAYLGGNHAASRP